One genomic region from Marinobacter szutsaonensis encodes:
- a CDS encoding lactate utilization protein C, with amino-acid sequence MSARSNILNKLRTGLAGSIPRPDDFDERLVTEPWQYAPEDRITRLRNLMEAVHTEIHQVSSDNWPDKVAEILAARNLSNLLHAPATAHGQKLAEYWPKSGSSAQLLAYDRPVEEWKEELFWEVDASITGTVGAIAATGSLVLWPDRHEPRLMSLLPPLHIALLKASQIEDNLYAMMQRQNWSAGLPTNLLLVSGPSKTADIEQVLAYGAHGPKELVVLILEDV; translated from the coding sequence ATGAGCGCCCGCAGCAATATCCTGAACAAGCTTCGCACCGGCCTGGCCGGCTCCATTCCGCGCCCGGACGACTTCGACGAGCGCCTGGTGACTGAACCCTGGCAGTATGCGCCGGAGGACCGGATCACGCGGCTGCGCAATCTGATGGAGGCGGTGCATACCGAGATCCATCAGGTCAGCAGCGACAACTGGCCGGACAAGGTGGCCGAGATTCTGGCGGCGCGTAACCTATCCAACCTGCTGCATGCCCCGGCAACGGCCCATGGCCAGAAACTCGCGGAATACTGGCCGAAATCAGGCTCGTCCGCGCAACTGTTGGCCTATGACCGGCCGGTGGAGGAATGGAAGGAGGAGCTGTTCTGGGAGGTGGACGCGAGTATTACCGGCACCGTTGGTGCCATTGCTGCCACCGGCTCGCTGGTGCTCTGGCCGGACCGGCACGAGCCGAGGCTGATGAGCCTGCTGCCGCCGCTGCACATCGCCCTGCTCAAGGCCAGCCAAATCGAGGACAACCTGTACGCCATGATGCAGCGTCAGAACTGGTCGGCGGGTTTGCCCACCAACCTGTTGTTGGTGTCCGGTCCGTCCAAGACCGCGGATATCGAGCAGGTGCTGGCCTATGGCGCCCATGGCCCGAAGGAACTGGTGGTCCTAATTCTTGAGGACGTCTGA
- the nfsA gene encoding oxygen-insensitive NADPH nitroreductase — translation MNPTIELLKSHRSIRKFKDQKIPHELLEELVRAGQCAATSNHVQAYSIIHVVNPENRLKISELAGGQAHVVEASDFLVFCADMKRSTEAAERAGADVVRGMTEQLVVASVDAALMAQNVAVAAESEGLGLCYVGGIRNDPARVAEILKLPEHVYPVFGMSLGYPDQDPEVKPRLPLETILKEDYYDDSKDEEQVAAFDDTMHQYYLDRTGGNKDSNWSKELKPLFTTKLRPHMKEFLNKRGFGVK, via the coding sequence ATGAATCCGACCATTGAACTCCTGAAATCCCACCGTTCCATCCGCAAGTTCAAGGACCAGAAGATCCCCCATGAGCTGCTGGAGGAGCTGGTTCGTGCCGGCCAGTGCGCCGCCACCTCCAACCATGTGCAGGCCTACTCCATCATCCACGTGGTCAATCCGGAGAACCGCCTTAAGATTTCTGAACTGGCCGGTGGCCAGGCCCATGTGGTGGAAGCTTCGGATTTCCTGGTGTTCTGCGCCGACATGAAACGCTCCACCGAAGCCGCCGAGCGGGCCGGTGCGGATGTGGTCCGGGGCATGACCGAGCAACTGGTGGTGGCCAGTGTGGACGCTGCCCTGATGGCCCAGAACGTGGCGGTTGCCGCCGAATCCGAGGGCCTCGGGCTGTGTTACGTGGGCGGGATCCGGAATGATCCGGCCCGGGTGGCCGAGATCCTGAAATTGCCGGAGCACGTCTACCCGGTGTTCGGCATGAGCCTTGGCTATCCGGATCAGGATCCGGAAGTTAAGCCCCGGCTGCCGCTGGAGACCATCCTCAAGGAAGATTATTACGATGACAGCAAGGACGAGGAGCAGGTCGCCGCGTTCGACGACACCATGCACCAGTATTACCTGGACCGCACCGGTGGCAACAAGGATTCCAACTGGTCGAAGGAGCTGAAGCCGCTGTTCACCACCAAACTGCGGCCCCACATGAAGGAATTCCTCAACAAGCGCGGGTTCGGGGTCAAGTAA
- a CDS encoding MFS transporter: MSADETKRNFVSVCVSLTFCFVVYSMLLVTVPVYSLELGATPLMLGVVLSSQYLLPFLLAIPLGGVVTRHGGRVTLVAGALVMVVGLVLMQALPGFYGLIAGQLLVGLAHLQMVLSAQTVISSLATGPRLEGYFGWYATWLSGGQVIGPLIAGGWIELTGGVGNLFLVMAAIALAGGVTGLLLTGEANRGERVARSQTGFRAQARLMRENTGVQVSVLITVAGMFALGVYGSYLPVYLDSLEMSAAVIGVLVSLRAGVSMLSRPFIPRIIAWVGGRENATYLSLGTLSIGLGCLGFAGNAPLVAILSVLVGLGAGLCQPLSMVVLAESVEKAQRAGALGMRLMANRAIHFLAPLLFGAILAASGFGVSFALSGIVVAVVAGVLYRFGFSLPGASVRQETKRE, from the coding sequence TTGTCTGCTGACGAGACCAAACGAAACTTCGTTTCCGTCTGCGTATCGCTGACGTTCTGTTTTGTCGTCTACTCAATGTTGCTGGTGACGGTGCCGGTCTACAGTCTGGAGTTGGGTGCGACCCCGCTGATGCTGGGCGTGGTGCTGAGTTCCCAGTACCTGCTCCCGTTTCTGCTGGCCATTCCGCTCGGCGGTGTGGTCACGCGCCATGGGGGACGGGTGACCCTGGTGGCGGGCGCGCTGGTCATGGTGGTGGGGCTGGTGTTGATGCAGGCGCTGCCGGGCTTCTATGGCCTGATTGCCGGCCAGCTGCTGGTCGGGCTGGCCCATCTGCAGATGGTGCTCTCGGCGCAGACCGTGATCTCGTCACTGGCGACGGGGCCCAGGTTGGAAGGTTATTTCGGGTGGTATGCGACCTGGCTGTCAGGCGGACAGGTGATTGGGCCGCTGATTGCCGGCGGCTGGATCGAGTTGACCGGAGGCGTTGGCAATCTTTTCCTGGTGATGGCCGCCATCGCCCTGGCTGGCGGCGTTACCGGCCTACTGCTGACCGGCGAGGCGAACCGGGGCGAGCGGGTAGCCCGGTCGCAAACCGGATTTAGGGCCCAGGCCAGGCTGATGCGGGAGAATACCGGTGTACAGGTTTCCGTACTGATTACGGTCGCCGGCATGTTTGCGCTGGGCGTCTACGGCAGCTACCTCCCCGTCTATCTCGATAGCCTCGAGATGAGCGCCGCGGTGATCGGTGTTCTGGTCAGCCTGCGGGCGGGGGTGTCCATGCTCTCACGCCCCTTCATTCCGAGGATCATTGCCTGGGTGGGCGGCCGGGAAAACGCGACCTATCTGTCCCTGGGGACGCTTTCGATTGGTCTGGGCTGCCTCGGATTTGCCGGGAATGCGCCCCTCGTGGCGATTTTGTCCGTCCTGGTGGGGCTGGGTGCGGGCCTGTGCCAACCCCTGTCGATGGTGGTGCTGGCGGAAAGTGTTGAGAAAGCCCAGCGAGCCGGCGCGCTCGGTATGCGGCTGATGGCCAACCGGGCGATCCATTTCCTGGCCCCGTTGCTGTTCGGCGCTATCCTGGCAGCGAGTGGGTTTGGCGTGTCGTTTGCCCTGTCCGGGATTGTGGTGGCGGTGGTTGCCGGAGTGCTGTACCGATTCGGGTTTTCACTCCCCGGTGCCTCGGTAAGACAAGAGACGAAACGCGAGTGA
- the codB gene encoding cytosine permease, which produces MTSQVSPQEQDYPLSPVPMDQRRSIWSMGLVLLGFTFFTATMWAGGSIGVAFDFSTMLLVLAVGNLLLGTYAAILGYIAAKTGLNTALMSRFTFGELGSKLSDFILGFTQIGWYAWGTATMAILLVKLTGLPESWTTPLMVVFGFGFCITAFIGYKGLEMLSRFAVPAMIILVAVSMTIATSDAGGFAGLLAITPADDMTVAAAITLVFGTFVSGGTQATNWTRFARSGKTAVIATLAAFFLGNGLMTLIGAFGALVYQQADIVDIMVAQGLATLGILMLFLNLWTTQDNTVYNFAVAGCNMLRTRRRKSVTIGGAAIGTALAVMGMYEWLIPFLVLLGTFIPPIGGVIMASYFIGYKRQYPALEDVTLPAFNVPGLAAYAIGSAAAYTSPWIAPIVGVLVAAASYGLVLLVSDAVRERRAQVLGVA; this is translated from the coding sequence ATGACCTCACAAGTATCCCCTCAGGAACAGGACTATCCTCTGAGCCCGGTTCCCATGGACCAGCGCCGCAGTATCTGGTCCATGGGCCTGGTACTCCTCGGCTTCACCTTTTTTACCGCGACCATGTGGGCCGGTGGCAGCATTGGTGTAGCGTTCGATTTTTCCACCATGCTGCTGGTGCTGGCAGTCGGTAATCTGCTGCTCGGTACCTACGCCGCGATACTTGGCTACATCGCCGCCAAAACCGGCCTGAACACCGCGCTGATGAGCCGCTTCACCTTTGGTGAGCTGGGCAGCAAGTTGTCTGACTTCATTCTCGGTTTTACCCAGATTGGCTGGTACGCCTGGGGCACGGCAACCATGGCCATTCTCCTGGTCAAGCTGACCGGTCTTCCAGAAAGCTGGACCACGCCGCTGATGGTGGTGTTCGGGTTCGGCTTCTGTATCACTGCCTTTATTGGCTACAAGGGGCTGGAGATGCTGTCCCGCTTTGCGGTACCGGCCATGATCATTCTGGTGGCGGTAAGCATGACCATTGCGACGTCTGATGCCGGAGGATTCGCCGGATTGCTGGCCATTACTCCTGCCGATGACATGACGGTGGCTGCTGCGATTACCCTGGTATTCGGTACATTCGTCAGTGGCGGCACCCAGGCCACCAACTGGACCCGCTTTGCCAGATCCGGCAAGACCGCCGTGATCGCAACCCTGGCGGCGTTTTTCCTTGGCAACGGTCTGATGACCCTGATCGGCGCCTTCGGCGCACTGGTGTACCAGCAGGCAGACATCGTTGACATCATGGTGGCCCAGGGCCTGGCAACGCTCGGCATCCTCATGCTGTTCCTGAATCTCTGGACGACGCAGGATAATACCGTATACAACTTTGCGGTCGCCGGCTGCAACATGTTGCGTACCCGTCGACGCAAGTCGGTGACCATCGGTGGTGCCGCCATCGGCACTGCACTGGCTGTCATGGGTATGTATGAGTGGCTGATCCCGTTCCTGGTGCTGCTGGGAACCTTCATTCCGCCCATTGGTGGCGTCATCATGGCCAGCTACTTTATTGGCTACAAGCGCCAGTACCCGGCCCTTGAGGACGTGACCCTGCCGGCGTTCAACGTGCCGGGGCTGGCTGCCTATGCCATCGGCTCCGCGGCGGCCTACACCTCGCCCTGGATTGCGCCGATTGTCGGGGTGCTGGTTGCGGCGGCAAGCTATGGACTTGTGCTGCTGGTCAGCGACGCGGTGCGCGAGCGCCGGGCCCAGGTCCTGGGAGTCGCGTAA
- a CDS encoding PucR family transcriptional regulator — protein MSLQCRDIPQLPGLGAIQLRGGSSGGGNSVRWPYLAENRSFRQWVRGGELVFVTGISRHRSPENLAECLYEGRDCRISGLVVLTGDAYIGQLPAMLSRLADELAIPLFEQPYSLPLVDVTETIARAILTEEQAREPEGDSLADALVARLGGHQLDKLIGQYWPGLQDCLAGSADLLEAWLAKRGNQCAMAEALGCHRNTIRNRMNRLAEDMPPQADPNETFKTLVLAHLLSQR, from the coding sequence GTGAGCCTGCAATGCCGAGACATTCCGCAACTTCCGGGCCTCGGAGCGATTCAGCTCCGGGGCGGGAGTTCCGGCGGGGGCAACTCGGTGCGCTGGCCTTACCTGGCGGAGAATCGTTCTTTCCGGCAGTGGGTCAGGGGCGGCGAGTTGGTGTTTGTCACCGGGATCAGTCGCCACCGCAGTCCGGAGAACCTGGCCGAGTGTCTCTACGAGGGCAGGGACTGCCGCATCTCGGGGCTCGTCGTACTGACCGGCGATGCCTATATCGGTCAGTTGCCAGCCATGTTGAGCCGTCTGGCGGATGAGCTTGCCATACCGTTGTTCGAGCAGCCGTACTCTCTGCCGCTGGTGGATGTGACCGAGACCATCGCCAGGGCCATTCTGACCGAGGAGCAGGCACGAGAGCCCGAGGGTGACAGTCTGGCCGATGCCCTGGTGGCCCGCCTCGGCGGTCATCAGCTGGACAAACTCATCGGTCAGTATTGGCCCGGGTTGCAGGACTGTCTTGCCGGGAGTGCCGATCTCCTCGAAGCCTGGCTGGCCAAGCGGGGCAATCAATGTGCCATGGCCGAGGCGCTTGGCTGCCACAGAAACACCATCCGGAACCGGATGAACCGGTTGGCGGAGGACATGCCTCCGCAGGCCGATCCGAATGAAACCTTCAAGACCCTGGTGCTGGCCCACCTGCTGTCACAGCGTTGA
- the codA gene encoding cytosine deaminase, producing the protein MTESLNAIVNARLQGREGLYQLTIADGRFSSITAQSAPAHAEENQLDAGGNLVAPPFVEPHIHLDAAMTAGEPRWNQSGTLFEGIECWSERKASLTRDDVIGRAEQTLKLFADHGIQYVRTHVDVTDPKLTGLKAMLEVRERMAETVDLQIVAFPQEGLWSFPQGKELMEEAVRLGADVVGGIPHFEFTRDYGVESVRWLVELAHKHDRLVDVHCDEIDDPESRFLEVLAAEALRLDYGSRVTASHTCAMGSYNDHYCSRLFRLLKKSGLRFLSMPTESLHLQGRFDGYPKRRGLTRVPELLDAGLKVAFGQDSIRDPWYPLGNGNMLRTLDVGLHACHMLGMGWIDRSLELITDNGAAALDLQEYGIEEGLPARCVVLQGQSPYEVLLGQLPVMASVRDGRVIVSRQG; encoded by the coding sequence ATGACTGAAAGTCTGAATGCCATTGTCAACGCCCGGCTGCAGGGCCGTGAGGGACTGTATCAACTGACCATCGCCGATGGCCGGTTCAGCAGCATCACGGCCCAGTCGGCACCGGCCCATGCCGAAGAGAACCAGCTGGACGCCGGCGGGAACCTGGTCGCTCCTCCCTTTGTGGAGCCGCACATCCACCTGGATGCGGCCATGACCGCCGGCGAGCCACGCTGGAACCAGAGCGGAACGCTGTTCGAAGGCATAGAATGCTGGTCCGAGCGCAAAGCCAGCCTGACCCGCGACGACGTGATCGGCCGGGCCGAGCAGACGCTGAAACTGTTTGCTGATCATGGTATTCAGTATGTCCGCACTCATGTGGATGTGACAGACCCCAAGCTGACCGGCCTCAAGGCCATGCTTGAGGTACGTGAGCGCATGGCGGAAACGGTGGATCTCCAGATCGTGGCTTTCCCGCAGGAGGGCCTCTGGTCATTTCCGCAGGGTAAGGAGCTGATGGAGGAGGCGGTGCGCCTTGGCGCCGATGTGGTTGGTGGCATTCCCCATTTCGAATTCACCCGGGATTACGGTGTTGAATCGGTGCGTTGGCTGGTGGAGTTGGCCCATAAGCACGACCGCCTGGTAGACGTGCATTGTGACGAGATCGACGATCCCGAATCCCGCTTCCTGGAGGTTCTGGCTGCCGAAGCTCTCCGGCTCGATTATGGCTCCCGGGTCACCGCAAGCCATACCTGTGCCATGGGATCGTACAACGATCATTACTGCAGCCGGCTGTTCCGGTTGTTGAAGAAATCCGGCCTGCGCTTCCTGTCGATGCCCACCGAGAGTCTGCACCTGCAGGGTCGATTTGACGGTTACCCGAAACGGCGCGGCCTGACCCGGGTGCCGGAACTGCTTGATGCGGGGCTGAAGGTAGCGTTTGGCCAGGATTCCATCCGCGACCCCTGGTACCCCTTGGGGAACGGCAACATGCTGCGGACCCTGGATGTCGGCCTGCACGCCTGCCATATGCTCGGGATGGGCTGGATTGATCGATCCCTGGAACTCATCACCGACAACGGTGCCGCGGCCCTGGATCTGCAAGAGTATGGCATCGAGGAAGGGTTACCCGCCCGCTGCGTGGTGCTGCAGGGACAGTCCCCCTATGAGGTGTTGTTGGGGCAGCTTCCGGTTATGGCCTCGGTTCGGGATGGCCGGGTGATTGTCAGCCGTCAGGGGTAA
- a CDS encoding ketopantoate reductase family protein, giving the protein MTLKVLMIGAGGIGAYYAARLAKAGHDVVLTARGDHLTALQSQGLRVDYDGERLDCQLPAVDHTTLVQNYQPDDFDLVAVALKSTATGPVMEELGDWLRAGSVPVLSLQNGVDNEPLIADVVGEKRVLGGLAVRIGGHIVEPGKVFAEGVAQVVMGAWPQADDQNDARLPLLDRLENAFNEAGIPTTVTDNIRYELWRKLVINNGVNPLSALTGLDTRSLTHHPEFGKIVYGMMAETVEASKADGVNLGQKDLDEMFDLISNFNAIKTSMLVDKEKGRPLELDSIAGAVLRRCERLGIPAPYTRTVNALLQFQESGDHSVP; this is encoded by the coding sequence ATGACCCTCAAAGTTTTGATGATCGGTGCCGGTGGGATCGGCGCCTATTATGCAGCCCGGCTCGCAAAGGCAGGCCATGACGTTGTGCTCACGGCCCGGGGCGATCACCTGACCGCCCTGCAAAGCCAGGGGCTTCGCGTGGATTACGACGGCGAGAGGCTGGACTGCCAGTTACCGGCGGTCGACCACACAACACTGGTGCAGAATTACCAGCCGGATGACTTTGATCTAGTTGCGGTTGCCCTGAAATCGACCGCGACCGGACCGGTGATGGAGGAGCTCGGCGACTGGCTCCGGGCCGGCTCCGTGCCGGTGCTTTCTCTGCAAAACGGCGTGGACAATGAACCACTGATTGCCGATGTCGTCGGGGAAAAGCGGGTGCTGGGCGGTCTGGCTGTGCGCATCGGGGGACATATCGTCGAGCCCGGTAAAGTATTCGCGGAGGGTGTGGCTCAGGTTGTAATGGGAGCCTGGCCGCAAGCAGACGATCAGAACGATGCCCGGTTGCCGCTACTTGATCGCCTTGAGAATGCGTTCAATGAAGCCGGGATTCCCACCACCGTTACCGACAACATCCGTTACGAACTCTGGCGCAAGCTGGTCATCAACAACGGCGTCAACCCGCTCTCGGCCCTGACCGGGCTGGATACCCGCAGCCTGACCCATCACCCGGAATTCGGCAAGATCGTCTACGGCATGATGGCGGAGACGGTGGAGGCCTCAAAGGCGGATGGGGTAAACCTTGGCCAGAAGGATCTGGACGAGATGTTCGACCTGATCAGCAACTTCAACGCCATCAAGACGTCCATGCTGGTGGACAAGGAAAAGGGCCGGCCGCTGGAGCTGGACAGCATCGCCGGGGCGGTGCTCCGGCGATGCGAACGTCTGGGCATTCCGGCTCCCTACACCCGGACCGTCAATGCCTTGCTGCAATTCCAGGAGAGTGGGGATCACTCGGTGCCGTAA
- a CDS encoding phosphomannomutase, producing MDLDCFKAYDIRGKVPDQLNPELAERIGRSYVEVTGARKVIVGYDIRLSSPEIAAALSEGLRTAGANVFDIGQCGTEQVYFATSHFGMDGGIMVTASHNPRDYNGMKMVGPDARPISSTNGLLAIREGCREPLGNARQPGELFHIDAMKPYIEHLLGYIDRDTLTPLSIVVNPGNGGAGEVVDALEPYLPFEFHRVHHAPDGNFPNGVPNPLLPENRTPTSMAVTASNAAMGIAWDGDFDRCFFFDEKGRFIEGYYIVGLLADQFLRKTGGGKVIHDPRLTWNTRELVQEAGGEPIESKTGHAFIKQRMRDEDAIYGGEMSAHHYFRDFAYCDSGMIPWLLVAERLCQSGVSLSSLIDARIEAFPASGEINRTVNDPERILQGIERRYLEEALSVTRTDGLSMEFQRWRFNLRMSNTEPVIRLNVESRGDIELMKSFTRSLLDDIEELDGQSLGDPQLSVAL from the coding sequence ATGGATCTTGACTGCTTTAAAGCCTATGACATCCGGGGCAAGGTACCGGATCAACTCAATCCCGAACTGGCCGAGCGCATCGGCCGGTCCTATGTGGAGGTCACCGGTGCCCGCAAGGTGATCGTCGGCTACGATATCCGGCTGTCCAGCCCCGAGATTGCGGCAGCACTCAGCGAAGGACTACGCACGGCCGGTGCCAATGTGTTCGATATCGGCCAGTGCGGCACCGAGCAGGTGTATTTCGCAACCAGCCATTTCGGCATGGATGGCGGCATCATGGTAACCGCCAGCCACAATCCCAGAGACTACAACGGCATGAAGATGGTCGGCCCGGACGCCCGCCCGATCAGTTCCACCAACGGCCTGCTCGCCATCCGGGAGGGTTGCCGGGAACCCCTGGGCAATGCCCGCCAGCCAGGCGAGCTTTTTCACATCGATGCCATGAAGCCCTATATCGAGCACCTTCTGGGCTACATCGACCGGGATACCCTGACGCCCCTGAGCATCGTGGTGAATCCGGGCAACGGCGGTGCCGGCGAGGTGGTCGATGCCCTCGAACCGTATCTGCCGTTCGAGTTCCATCGGGTTCACCATGCGCCCGACGGCAACTTCCCCAACGGCGTTCCCAACCCGCTGCTACCGGAAAACCGGACGCCCACATCCATGGCGGTCACTGCCAGCAATGCCGCCATGGGCATCGCCTGGGACGGAGACTTTGACCGCTGTTTCTTCTTCGACGAGAAAGGCCGGTTCATCGAGGGCTATTACATCGTCGGGCTGCTGGCAGACCAGTTCCTGCGCAAGACCGGCGGGGGCAAGGTCATCCATGACCCGCGCCTGACCTGGAATACCCGCGAGCTGGTACAGGAAGCCGGCGGCGAGCCCATTGAAAGCAAGACCGGCCATGCTTTCATCAAGCAGCGCATGCGGGACGAGGATGCCATCTACGGTGGCGAGATGAGCGCCCATCATTATTTCCGGGACTTCGCCTATTGCGACAGTGGCATGATCCCCTGGCTGTTGGTGGCCGAGCGGCTGTGCCAATCGGGGGTGTCGCTGTCGTCATTGATCGATGCCCGAATTGAGGCCTTCCCCGCCAGCGGTGAAATCAACCGGACGGTAAACGACCCGGAGCGCATTCTTCAAGGCATCGAGCGCCGGTATCTGGAGGAGGCCCTCTCGGTAACGCGCACCGATGGCCTTAGCATGGAGTTCCAGCGCTGGCGCTTCAACCTGCGAATGTCCAACACCGAACCGGTAATCCGGCTGAACGTGGAAAGCCGGGGCGATATCGAACTGATGAAATCGTTTACCCGCTCTCTGCTCGATGACATCGAGGAACTCGATGGCCAGAGCCTTGGGGATCCCCAACTCAGCGTCGCCCTCTGA
- a CDS encoding mannose-1-phosphate guanylyltransferase/mannose-6-phosphate isomerase produces MIPVILSGGTGSRLWPLSRRAYPKQFLPLLNEQSMFQQTLARLPETEVEAPVIVANEDHRFLVQEQLSAIGKAPQSILLEPFGRNTAPAVALAAIEVARQDPRAIMLVLPADHAIDQTEPFHKAIAEGMKVARDGNLVLFGITPDRPETGYGYVAAGNPELEPNEPRPVRQFIEKPDAATARTLLEEGGYYWNSGMFMFRADVYLAELKKHSRDIYDTVLLAAKSLEQDMGFKRIPAEIFEHCPEDSIDYAVMEKTTRATLVPLDAGWNDVGAWSSIWDISNKDDQRNAVFSDACLRETSGCLVHAPDKLVAMVGVEDLVVVDTKDALMVARRDCVQDVKHVVNELKSQARSETEVHREVFRPWGSYDSIDNGNRFQVKRITVKPGEKLSLQKHHHRAEHWIIVRGTAEVTRDEETFLLSENESTYIPIGSVHRLFNPGKIPLELIEVQSGAYLGEDDIERLDDQYGRTPQETESGYGEVEEEAIPVMMTRA; encoded by the coding sequence ATGATTCCAGTGATACTCTCAGGTGGCACAGGCTCCCGGCTTTGGCCATTATCGCGCCGTGCCTACCCCAAGCAGTTTCTTCCCCTGCTGAACGAGCAAAGCATGTTCCAGCAGACTCTGGCCCGCCTGCCCGAAACGGAGGTTGAGGCCCCCGTAATCGTGGCCAACGAGGACCACCGGTTCCTGGTTCAGGAACAGCTCAGCGCCATTGGCAAAGCACCACAATCCATCCTGCTGGAACCGTTCGGGCGCAACACCGCACCCGCCGTGGCTCTGGCCGCCATCGAGGTGGCCCGGCAGGACCCCAGGGCCATCATGCTGGTGCTGCCGGCGGACCATGCCATTGATCAGACCGAGCCCTTCCACAAGGCCATAGCGGAGGGCATGAAGGTTGCCAGGGACGGCAACCTGGTCCTGTTCGGCATCACTCCGGACCGGCCGGAAACCGGGTACGGCTATGTCGCTGCCGGCAACCCGGAGCTTGAACCCAACGAGCCGCGTCCGGTCCGCCAATTTATTGAAAAGCCCGATGCGGCCACAGCCCGGACACTGCTCGAGGAAGGTGGCTACTACTGGAACAGCGGCATGTTCATGTTCCGCGCCGACGTCTATCTGGCGGAGCTGAAAAAGCACAGCCGCGACATCTACGACACCGTTCTGCTGGCCGCCAAATCCCTGGAGCAGGACATGGGCTTCAAGCGGATTCCCGCTGAAATCTTCGAGCACTGCCCCGAGGATTCCATTGACTACGCGGTGATGGAAAAAACCACCCGCGCCACCCTGGTGCCGCTGGATGCGGGCTGGAATGACGTGGGTGCCTGGTCCTCAATCTGGGACATCAGCAACAAGGATGACCAACGCAACGCCGTCTTCAGCGACGCCTGCCTGCGGGAGACCTCCGGGTGCCTGGTCCATGCACCGGACAAACTGGTGGCCATGGTTGGCGTTGAAGATCTGGTTGTGGTGGACACCAAGGACGCCCTGATGGTCGCCCGCCGCGATTGCGTTCAGGACGTCAAACACGTCGTCAATGAGCTCAAGTCCCAGGCAAGGTCGGAAACCGAGGTTCACCGGGAAGTATTCCGCCCGTGGGGCAGCTACGACAGTATCGACAACGGCAACCGGTTCCAGGTCAAACGGATCACCGTCAAACCCGGCGAGAAGCTCTCCCTGCAGAAGCACCACCACCGAGCCGAACACTGGATCATCGTCCGCGGCACCGCGGAAGTGACCCGGGATGAGGAAACCTTCCTGCTCTCGGAGAACGAGTCCACCTACATACCGATCGGTTCGGTCCATCGCCTGTTCAATCCCGGCAAGATTCCCCTGGAACTGATCGAGGTCCAGTCCGGCGCCTATCTGGGCGAAGACGATATTGAGCGCCTCGATGACCAGTACGGCCGCACGCCCCAGGAAACGGAGTCCGGCTACGGCGAAGTGGAAGAAGAAGCCATCCCGGTGATGATGACCCGGGCCTGA